Proteins encoded together in one Tripterygium wilfordii isolate XIE 37 chromosome 14, ASM1340144v1, whole genome shotgun sequence window:
- the LOC120014280 gene encoding uncharacterized protein LOC120014280 yields the protein MDIDDDVREFPIHSDIPSVYEAFGIHNLEHYPCSTLDLGKKETAVNVMRLKLMSNVGKVGLPIKGRPFYLRDNKQFSIVLLQPTGEKLSEFLKHKNNYLRLFDFPTIGEANTTGYRLSTFFKKLIWNVCRFILKVDECKLHCKLDLENVYVFETNGGSAILQWGNVADFVELIADHYNQETQSLVYDSVQDREFMHILDVLRSHPNRGVIVDKLLNSSFFWDDTEKIIFFKNMRDYYAYRKTELLKGSKSTLMKFKNWNWVKQLDSVAELATWKTICDGNSEGKKKTVKKKTSCGAPYPRGQTVLMKDCVAVSYLWAIRLPIFMEIKRLRHECRHKVGHRVMLHFLALTSIYSTHTNMPCQSSLRPSMISSGKYS from the exons ATGGATATCGATGACGATGTGCGTGAGTTTCCAATCCATAGCGATATTCCAAGTGTATATGAAGCATTTGGTATTCATAACTTGGAGCATTATCCATGTTCTACATTGGATTTGGGGAAGAAGGAAACAGCTGTAAACGTGATGAGACTGAAACTAATGTCAAATGTGGGGAAAGTAGGACTTCCAATAAAAGGGAGACCATTTTACCTCAGAGACAACAAACAattttctattgttttgttACAACCCACTGGTGAGAAGTTGTCAGAATTCTTGAAGCACAAAAACAACTACTTAAGGCTTTTCGATTTTCCTACTATTGGAGAGGCAAATACCACTGGATATAGATTGTCTACTTTTTTCAAGAAATTAATATG gaATGTATGTAGGTTCATCTTGAAAGTGGATGAATGTAAGTTACACTGCAAGCTTGATTTGGAAAATGTTTATGTATTTGAGACAAATGGTGGCAGCGCCATTCTTCAG TGGGGAAATGTGGCAGACTTTGTAGAGCTCATTGCTGACCATTATAACCAAGAGacacaaagcttggtctatgaCAGCGTGCAAGATCGTGAATTCATGCATATTTTAGATGTTCTTCGATCTCATCCCAACCGAGG GGTTATTGTAGATAAGCTATTAAATTCATCCTTCTTTTGGGATGATACggagaaaataatatttttcaagAATATGAGAGATTATTATGCTTATCGTAAAACGGAATTGCTAAAGGGGTCAAAGAGTACGTTAATGAAGTTTAAGAACTGGAATTGGGTGAAGCAGCTTGATTCTGTGGCTGAATTGGCAACGTGGAAGACAATATGTGATGGTAAcagtgaagggaaaaaaaaaacagtgaagAAAAAAACCTCCTGCGGAGCACCTTATCCTCGAGGTCAAACAGTTCTAATGAAAGATTGTGTAGCTGTGTCATATTTGTGGGCAATTCGTTTGCCCATTTTCATGGAGATAAAGAG ACTCAGGCACGAATGCAGGCACAAAGTCGGGCACAGAGTTATGCTGCATTTCCTCGCTCTGACATCGATCTACTCAACGCATACCAATATGCCATGCCAGAGCTCTTTGCGGCCATCGATGATCTCCTCTGGAAAATACAGCTGA